Below is a genomic region from Geoglobus acetivorans.
TTCTGAATCCGATAGCGTTCCTGGTGTTCTTCATAACCACTCTCATTGCAACGGGCAGACTTCCGTTTGATATTGCAGAGGCTGACCAGGAGGTAGCTTTTGGGCCTTACGTTGAGTATTCTGGCATCTTCTTCGGTCTTACAATGACTCTGCCATACGAGAAGGTTTACATACTCTCGATGCTCATGACTCTGCTCTTCTTTGGAGGGTGGAATGGACCATATATAGCGCCTCTGGGGGAGTTCTCTTACGTTCTCTGGTTCTACATAAAGACGTTCGTTATTGTGAGCGTGATTGCTCTTGCGAGATCGATATACGCAAGATACAGGATTGATCAGACCCTGAGGCTGGGATGGAGTGTTCTGTTCTGCCTCTCGTTAATCAGTCTTGTAATTTCAGCGGGGTGGGCCGCATGGTGAAGCGAGTAAAGGCACCGGAAAAAAGCATTATTCGGAGTGCAGTTGGACATTTGAGGGCGATTACTGAAGTTACGAAAGAGGCAATCAATCCCGGAACGATAACGATAAGCTATCCTCATGAGAGGAGAAAACTTCCTGAGCACTTTAGAGGAATAATCCTTTTTGAGAAGGAAGACTGCATAAGCTGTTTCAGATGCGCACACATCTGTCCTGCTAACGCCATTCAGATGTACCCTAACGAGGAAGGCAGATACTATCCGGGTGTGGATTATGCAAAGTGCATACTCTGTCACTTCTGTGTGGACTCATGTCCGACTGCAGCTCTGAGGCCATCCAAGATTCATGATGTTGCGTTCAAGGATGTTGAGTCGATGCTGGTTACCGCCAGACAGATGGAGCACGTTCCTGAGGTTGAGAGGGAGGACAAAGCAACCGTCGAGTACGATTTCGATGGGGATATCAAGCTGATAAAGCGAAAAGAGTTTGAGGAACTTACAGTTGAGTTTGACCGTCCAGATAAACCGGACTTTAAAGCTGCTCCACTGTATCCAGAAAACTGCATTGGATGCAGACTCTGCATGTTCTCCTGTCCTGTTGATGCGATAAAGTCGAAATTGGAGGGCAACAAGGTTACCTTGGAAACGGATTTTGAGAAATGCACTGGATGCGGAATATGTGCGAGGATATGTCCAACAGAAGTGCTTGTGCTTACGCCCGTGAGGGGAGGTGAGGAATAATGCCTGTGCCAAAGAACTGGGTATCCATCGAAGTCAAGGAACTTGAGGATCTGCCGTGCCTCAGGTATGCAGAAAAGCCTGAGAGGGCGAGCAGCTGGAGGCTGCTCAAGGAGAGGGTTGTTGAGGCGGGAATATGCAGTCACTGCGGGACATGTACTGTTTGTCCGGT
It encodes:
- a CDS encoding 4Fe-4S binding protein, producing MVKRVKAPEKSIIRSAVGHLRAITEVTKEAINPGTITISYPHERRKLPEHFRGIILFEKEDCISCFRCAHICPANAIQMYPNEEGRYYPGVDYAKCILCHFCVDSCPTAALRPSKIHDVAFKDVESMLVTARQMEHVPEVEREDKATVEYDFDGDIKLIKRKEFEELTVEFDRPDKPDFKAAPLYPENCIGCRLCMFSCPVDAIKSKLEGNKVTLETDFEKCTGCGICARICPTEVLVLTPVRGGEE